A segment of the Aridibaculum aurantiacum genome:
ATAATTCAATCGATGCTGGATTTTATACTACATCTACTTCTAATGGTGTTTGTCCTCCAAATTCAGTAGTTGGAGAAGGATTTGAAAACGGATCATTTTCTGGTGGTGCATCAGATCTTCATCATGGGCTTCCAAGGAATGGCTCTTACCAGGTGGTACAAAACGTCAACCAACTTGGTGGCGGTGGTTACCTAAATATTACACCAAGAAACGGTAATTTTTTCCTTGCTGCACATACCAGCAATGATGTGAATGACAAGGTGTGGTATCAAACAGTGAATGTTGCACCGAATACAGAATATACCTTCTGCTTTGCAGCTACTTTGCTTAAAAACTTGGGAGGTGGAGCAAACTACCAACTGGGTCTTTATGTAAATGGTCAATCAATAGGACAGGGCAGGGTAACGTTCGACTGGACACAGATATGCGGTACTTATAAAACTGGTCCTGGTCAAACATCACTTGAACTTTCTATTCGCGATCCAAAGAAGGGTTTGTTCTTTGTGGCGATTGATGATATATGCTTCTCGCCATCTACACCTGCAGGTAATCTAACATTAGGTAATCTGGTATGGAACGACCGTGATGGCGATGGTAAAAGAGATTCTAATGAGCCAGGAATAGCCGGAGCTACTATTAGCCTTTATACTGATAACGATGGTGACGACTTACCTGACGGGGCAGCTATCAGAACTACCACAACAGATGAAAATGGTAATTATGTATTTACAGGTTTACACCCAGGTAGGTATATAGCTTCAATGCCTATCCTTCCTGGGTATTCCCGGAGTCCCAACAATACCACTGGTGGTACTGTAGATACTCCAAAACCTGGCTGCTGCAGTTTAGATCCTGATGCTGATGAGGACAATGATAATAACCTGGTAAGGCTGGTTGGATCAAACGGGCCGGGAGGTGTTTTATACACCAAAGCAATTACCCTAAGTCAAGGTGGCGAACCAACCAATGATGGTGATGATGCCAATGGTAATCTTACACTGGATTTGGCACAGTGTGGTAATGCATATTTAGGAGATTTTGTTTGGAATGATCAAAATGGAAATGGTATACAGGATCCAGGAGAGCCAGGAATAAATGGGGTGAAGGTAATTTTAACCTTTCAGGATGGGACCATTGATGAAAGATACACCCACAGGTACCATCAGACTAACAATCAAAACGCTCCCCAATATAATGGATACTATGATTTCCCTAGCCTTGGACCAGGTACCTATACAATAACATTTGAAACACCTGCCGGCTACACGCCTAGCCCTGCTAATCAAGGGGGTAATGATGCAAAAGACAGTGATCCAATTAATGGGTCTGTACAGGTGACTGTTGTTGCTGACCAGAGTGATTTCACCATAGATGCTGGATTTATATCTACCACCCAACCAGCGCAAACATTCACATTAGGAAATCTTGTGTGGAACGATTACGATGGTGATGGTCAAAAAGACGACAATGAATATGGTATTCCAAATTATCCTGTTCGTTTGTACAGGGACACGAATGGAGATAACCTGCCAGATGGAGAACCAGTTGCTGAAACCATTACAGATGCACAAGGTTTCTACCAGTTCAATTATCTGAGTGCTGGTGATTACATAGTTAATATTCCAATATTAAAAGGGTATATAAAAAGTGGAACTCGTTCAACCAGCTTTGATCCTAATAATAATTTAGACAATGATAATAATGCAGTAAATGTCATTGGTGATAATGCTGAAGGAGGTGAGTTATTTAGTAATGCTATCACATTGGAACCAGGTCAGGAACCAGAAGGGGGTGGTTATGTGAATAATACTCTAGATATGGCTGTGTGTGGGTTGTACTGGATAGGCAACTTTGTATGGAATGACTTAAATGGCAATGGTATACAAGAACCAGGTGAAAAGGGGATCAATGGTGTAACAGTTGAAATACGCTTCTCAGATGGAACAACGGGTAAGACGACAACTCATACATACCATGATCCGCGTAATCCTTCTGTGGATAATGACGGTTATTATGATTTTAAAAATCTTGGCCCAGGAACGTTCGTAATTATATTCCCAACTTCTGTAAACGGGATGAATCTTACTACGCCAAATTCTGGCAGTGATGATAAAGTAGACAGTGATCCTTCACAAGCAACTGGTGAAGTAACAGTTGTACTTGTAGATAAGAGTGATCATGATGTGGATGCCGGTTATTCAAATGGCACACCACCGCCACCTCCATCCAACCCATGTCCTGAAACAACAAATGCCGAAGGTAATTATGGTGGCTTTGAACTTGGCTACAATAGTTTCGGAGCGGGTAAAGCGCAGACACAATATTCTAGAGGTATGCCAAGAAATGGTGCTTACGAGATTGTGAAGAAAGCAAGTGATGCCGGCGGAGGCGGTTACCGGAGCCTGGGCCCACAGTCAGGATCGTATTTCATGCTAAGCCATACCAGGACTTCAAGCAATAATAAGATCTGGTATAAAGATGTATATGTGGTAGAAGGTCAAAAGTATTCTTTCTGTGCATGGATTGCTAATGCTAAAGCAGAACCTACACAAGGGTTCAGAATAGACCTGATTGTTGACGGTACATCAATAGAAAACGGCGTGGCAGTATACAATTGGTCACAGGTATGTGGTACCTATACTGCTACAAAAACCGGTAATGTAACCTTCGAAATCAGAGACCTAGATGCACACACTGGACCAAGCCACTTCCTGGGATTAGATGGTATTTGCATAGGCCCGGATAATACGGTTAGTCGTACAGCCAATCCTACTACACCTGCCAATACTGGTTTTGGTGAAGAACTTACTGAGAACTGTAATTTAAAAGTTACACTAGCACCAACCGATCCACTATGTAAGGGTCATGTAACTGGTAAAATCAAAACAACCGTTACTGGCAACACTGGTGCTCTTACCTATACCTGGAGCAATGGCTCTACAGGTGCTAACCTGGTGAATGTGGGAGCAGGTAGCTATTATGTGAAGGTTAAGGATAAGGAAACCGGCTGCGAGGTTACTTCTGATGCAGTGGAACTTACTGATGCAAGTAAAATGGTGGTAACACTTTCCAGCCCTGAAGTAAATGGATACAATGTTCTTTGCACCAATGGTAACAACGGTAGTATAGAGCTTAAAGTAACTGGTGGAAAAGGCGCTTATAGCTACACCTGGAACAACGGTGCTACTACAGCCAATTTAACCAACGTGGTGGCTGGTAAATACACAGTGGTTGTAAAAGATGAATCACAGTGTCCTGCACAAGCTTCCATTGTACTAAAAGAGCCTAAGAATGGCTTATTGGTAGAGCCAACTGTAAAAGCAGTTGATTGTAACAATCCATCAGGTTCAGTTGCTTTGCGTGTAACTGGCGGTGCAGCTCCTTATACTTATACCTGGAGCAACGGTGCTACTTCTCAGAATCTTGATAAAGTAGCAGCGGGCAATTATACTGTAACTGTGAAAGATGCAGTAGGATGTGAAGTATCTAAAACCATCCAGGTGAAAAATAACCAACTGCAACTGCAGGTGAATGCTGACAGGAACACGCTGGTAGCAGGTTCTGGTATCACTTCTAATATTCTGAAAGCAGAAGCTAACGGTGGAACAGGAGATTATACCTACACCTGGAGCACCAGCGAAACGTTGAAAACTGTTGGTAAAAACAAAGCAACTGTTAATCCTACAGCTACTACAGATTATACTGTAACAGTTAAAGACGGCGCAGGATGTACAGCAACAGCTAACGTAGCAGTAAAAGTGGTGAATGAGGTGTTGGCAGCTAAGCCGGTTGTTACACCAACCATTACTGTAGAAGGTATCAAGGTTTCTCCTAATCCTACCAAAGGCATCTTCAATCTTGTGTTGAATGGCCTGGCTACCGGTAAAGCAGAAATAAGAATACTGGATGCAAATGGTAAAGAAGTAGCAAACCAGCAGGTAAACATTACCGGCGACATGCAAACTGTTCCATTCAATCTGGTAGGATTACCAAGAGGAATCTATTTCGTAGATGTTGTTTCTTCTACCGGAAAGTTCAAAGAGAAGGTAATCATTAAATAACACTTTACTTAAGTGTATAAACTGACAGCTCCCCATTGTTGGGGAGCTGTTTTTTATTTAGGAGAAGTAAGTTGGCCAATTGGTAGAACGAACTCCAGTATTAGTTCTAAAATATCATCTGGTTTCTTTCCTGGTGGAATAAAGTTTTCCCTTACGCCATCAACTATTGTTTTTCATACAACCCACAATAATAGCTGTGGCTACAGCAGCATTCAATGATTCGGCGCCACCTATTCTTGGTATAGTTACAGGGTGTGTAATGAATGACTTCAACTCTTCGCTGATGCCTTTGCCTTCATTTCCTATTACCAGGATTCCTTCTTCTACTTTTCTGGAGCTATAAATATTTTCTCCTTCAAGTAGTGCTCCATACACAGGGACAGTAGCTTCCGAAAGCCACTGGCTCGTGTTTCCGTACCAAACATTTACCCTGCAAAGGCTACCCATGGTTGCCTGTACTACTTTTGGATTATACAGTTCTACACAATCTATGGTGCAGACAATTTGGTTAATACCAAACCAATCAGCGATCCTGATGATAGTGCCCATATTTCCCGGATCCTGGATGGCATCTAGCACGATGGACATCTTCCCATCAGCATTCGGAGATTGATCCGCTGCTTTCTGTTTTACCAGCAACAATACCTGGTTTGCCTTGCTCAGGTTAGATAGCTTCTGCAATTCATCTTCAGATACCTCGGTTACAGGAAAAGAAAATGATTCATGCTTTTGCAGGTACTTATTGGTAGCGAAGATCTTTAACACCTCAAAGTCACTGTTCAGTATCTCCTCGGCTAGCTTCGGGCCTTCTGCTATAAAGGCTTGCGCCTCGTCACGCTGTTTTTTGTGGCCTAAAGATTGAATATATTTGAGCTCATTTTTACTCAGCATTGTAGATCATGTTTCAGACGTACCGGAAGGCAAACCTTTATATTTTCTTTTTATCTGTGGTATTAGCCTTTGCCTCCTGTACAGTTGTAAAAAATTATCCGCCTAATACTCCTTTTGTTTTCGACAACGAAATTAAGCTTGAAGGTGATGTATCCAAAGATGAAATGAGAAGGATACAGGCTGAGTTGTATAACTATTGGGATGATAGCCTGAAGCCACGCCGCGTTGGGCAGTTCGGAGTTCGTACCATTGTTCGCAACCCACCGCGGTTTGATACTTCCTATATCAACCCGAGCATCACCTTTATGCGTTCTTACCTGCAGTCGCAGGGATTTTATAATTCGATAGTAGAACCTATACTGCCACACGAAATAGATACTGTAGGCGACCAATTGCGTGCAACAGTGCGTATGGCTGTTAACCTCGAAAAAAACCTTCGTATTTCGTCCTTTACTTTCGATAGTATTCAGCATGATGACCTGCGGGTGCTGGCGAAACAAGATTCTTCTAAAACCCTGCTGAGAGAGAGAAAGCCGTTCAATAAACAACTGATATCCGGCGAACTGGACAGGCTTGTGAACTTGTACAGGAACAATGGTTACCTGCGTATGAACAGGGAAAATCTATATGCTGAAGTGGATACAACTGAGGTTGGTTTACTCGACATCACCCTGGATCCATTTGAACAAGCAAGAAGAATAGCCGAGGCAACACAGAGACGTTTGGCCGATCCTACCATTGATGTAGCTATACGATCTCGTCCTTCCAACGATACCAATGCTTTTACGCAGTTCTATGTTGGTCGCATCTACCTGTATCCTGAAACAGAAAAAACTGAGATCGTAGATTCTCTTATTGGAAAAACCTTTCCCCAGGAAATAAATGCAAGACAGTATACCCTAAAGCAACATGTAGGGCTGGTAAAGCTAAGGCCATTGCGTGAGCATACCTACCTGCGCGAAGGAACGCTGTATGACCAGAGCATGTACTTTAAAACCATCAATGCATATTCGAGCCTGGGGCCATGGAACCAGGTAGATGTGCGGCCGGTGATACGTGTGGATACAGTGCCAATAGTGGATTTTCATTTTTTTCTGACACCTGCGCCTAAATACTCTTTTGGTACCGACCTGGAAGTAAGTCGGAACACCAATAGTATTATTACAGGGAACTTGCTGGGTGTTGCCAATGTCATCACCTTCAGGCGAAGGAATGTAGCAAAGCAGGCAATACAAGCCAGCACCACGCTTCGAAATGGTATAGAACTTGGCTTGAATGACTCTGTTTCGGTTTTACAAACTTTCCAGTCAAGCATTACACAAACCTTCAGTTTTCCACGCTTCATTACTCCATTTAGAATTCGCGGTGAAAAGTCACTAGATGACTATAGAACGCTATTAAGTTTAAATGCCTCTTATACCGACAGGCGTAATTTCTTCAAACTAAGTTCTGCTGTACTTTCTTTTGGTTATGAATGGAAAAGAAAAAATCATGCATGGATCTACCGGCCATTAAATGTGGAATTGTATAGCCTGGATACATTGGCTGGATTGCGTTCGGCATTTGTCAACAACCCGTTTTTGCGTAATGCATTCAACACCGGTTATGTTATCAGCCAAACGTTATCGTACAGCTATACCTACCCGGGAAACAGGGCGGGTGTTACCAACTTCCTTCGTATTTCAGGCGAGGAGGCCGGTGCTATTTCTGGCAGGTTTCCGGGTTTGCGCGACAAGATCTATCAATACATTAAAGGCGAGGCGGAATTCAGGAAGTTGATCAGCTACCGCAGAACTGGCCTTGCATTCAGGTTTTTTGGTGGTGTTGGCTACAACTATAGCAACGACCCGGTGCTGGGACGATCGCTGCCGTTTTTTAAACAATATATAGCTGGCGGGCCAAACAGCATGCGGGCATGGAATATCAGGCAACTGGGACTGGGCTCTTCTTTGTTGAGTGATACTTCTTCTGTTTTCAGGGACAGGTTTGGAGATGTGCAGCTGGAGACGAATATAGAATATCGTTACCCATTTTTTACCATCGGATCTATAAATGTCAACAGTGCTGTTTTTGCAGATATAGGTAATCTTTGGAACCTGAAGAACCCTCGGAACAATCCAGACTCAGCCAGCGTTTTACGCTTCGATCGCTTTTTCAGAGACCTTGCTATTGGTGTAGGAACAGGATTACGATTCGATATCAGCTCAATAATGATCAGGCTTGATTTTGCTTATAAAGTGAAAGATCCGGCACGCGAAAAAAACAATGGATGGATGAGCATCAAAGATTTCTCCTGGACGAATGATGAATACAACATTGTAGATGCGAATGGCAGAAGGATCAGGCGAAACAATTATGCTTTCCAGTTAGGTATTGGCCTTCCATTCTAAGGAATTACTATTCAGCTTTCAGCTCCTCTACCAGCTTTTCCATTTGAGGTGCATCGTTTACATGGAATTCTCCAATGCGTGTGCGGCGTAGGCTGCTTAAGTAAGCACCACATCCCAATTGTTTACCAAAATCATGTGCTAAACTGCGGATATAAGTGCCGGTACTGCAAACCACTTTAAAGTGCACGATGGGAAGCTCGATCATGTCGATACTGAAATGATGTATGGTGATTGTACGTGGATCCAATTCTACTTCAATACCTTTTCGCGCCAGCAGGTATACAGGCTTTCCTTCTTTTTTTATTGCAGAATGAATGGGCGGTACCTGCTGTATCTGCCCCATAAAATTTTCTGTGGCAGTATGAATAACATCATTGGTGATGCCATCAAGGCTACGATGTTCTATAGGGTCACTTTCCAGGTCGTAAGTAGGAGTGGAGGCGCCAAGGGTAAAGGTGCCGGTATATTCCTTTTCCATACCCATGTACTCGTTTATCTTCTTGGTGTATTTGCCGGTGCAAACAATTAGCAGGCCGGTAGCAAGTGGATCAAGTGTACCTGCATGCCCTACTTTTTTAATCCTGATGGTATTCCTGATCTTCCGCACCACATCAAATGATGTCCATTCCAGGGGTTTATCTACCAGCATTACCTGCCCTAGCTCATACTTGTTCAGCACCTTTTCCATCGGGCAAAAGTAGGGGATTGGCTTTTGATTGTCGATTAGCAGTGGTGACTGCAGGTAGACATTTGCATTACAGGAGTGTATTGCTGATGGCGTACTACTGGAAAGCAGGATGAAACTGCTGGAGGGTACTTCGTAGAAAATCCCTGTCGAGGTGCGTGTAGATTTCAGTGGTGGTAATGCTTTCGTGGCCCAGCATTTCCTGCACCGCACGCAGGTCGGCGCCACCTTCTACTAAATGTGTAGCAAAGGAATGGCGAAACGTGTGGGGCGAAATGGTCTTGTTGATCTTGGCCTTTTGCGCCAGCTCTTTAATGATGTAAAAGATCATGACACGAGAGATCTTTCCACCGCGTTTGTTCAGGAAGAGAACATCATCGCAACCCTTAGCTCTGGGTTGATGCACCCGCACCGTATCCTTGTAAAGCTTTATACACTTAATGGCTTCACTGCCTATAGGAACCAAACGTTCTTTATTGCCTTTGCCAATTACTCTTATAAAACCAACATCAAGATACAGGCAGCTCAACTGCAGGTTTACCAACTCAGTTACCCGCAGGCCACAGCTATACAAAGTTTCTAAAATGGCTTTATTGCGTGTGCCTTCAGGTTTACTAAGATCCAACTGGCCTATGATGCTTTCTATCTCTTCGAAAGAAAGTGTGTCAGGAAGCTTGCGCTGCAGCTTTGGTCCTTCCAACAGTGTTGTTGGGTCATTGGTGACGATATTTTCTGTTAGGCAATATTTAAAAAACCCTTTGATGCCAGAGATGATACGTGCCTGCGATGCTGGTGTCATACCAAGTTCGGCTACCCATTTTACAAATTGTTGTAGCGTCTTAAGATCAATATCCGCAGGAGAAGCTTTGTCACCTGTAAGTAGCAAGAAAGAAGTTAACTTATCCACATCGCGCAGGTATGCCTCAACTGAATGATCGCTCAGCGATTTTTCCAGTTGCAGGTAGGCTTTATATCCATTTTTGTATGACGTCCACATGGGCTTCTGCTCCTTCTAAATTTTCTTTGGCTGCTACGTGCAACATAGCACGTATTTGCTACATTCGGCTATACAATCTTCTACATGCTGCCTGTCAACCTCCGTTCCTTTCGCACCAAAGTTCGCCACCACAAACAAGCTATGATCAACTTCCTGCAGAAGCTGGAACAGCAGCCGCCAAAAAACCTTGATAAACTAGCTGAGGAAATAGCTCCTGCTGTATGGAAAGCTACCGACTGCCTTACCTGTGCTAACTGCTGCAAAAGGATGAGCCCGACATTCACAGCGAAGGATATAAAAAGGATAGCGGCTTATGTAGGTATGACGCCAAAGGAATTTAAAGCTAAATGGCTGTGGGTGCCACCGGATGATAAGGATTGGTTGAACCGCAATCAGCCTTGCCAGTTCCTGGATGTGCGTACGAATTTGTGCAGCATCTATGAAGTGCGTCCTGCTGATTGTGCAGGTTTTCCGCACCTCACCAAAAAGAAAATGGTGGAATACATCCATGTTCACCAGCAAAATATTACCTATTGCCCTGCCACTTATATGATGGTAGAAAAGCTGATGGTAAGGGTGGCGCTGTAATTACAGGTAAACATCCTGGTTGAACCAATAATCAATTTGTTCACCCTTTACAAGGATGGCCAGCACATCAAATTGTATCCATTTCCACCCGGGGTTTAAAAATTGGTATTGTTCGGCTGCGTCTTTCAGGTTTTTAAATTTTTGCCTGGTGATGCTATCCTCAGGATTGCCATAACGGGTGCTGCGGCGGGTTTTTACTTCAATGAAATGAAGTGTATCTCCTTTCTCCGCTATCAGGTCAACCTCCCAGTGACGGAAACGCCAGTTTGTTTCGCGGATCAGGAAACCTTTTGCAGTCAGCCATTCTGCAGCCAGTTTTTCACCTTCTATACCAGTATCGTTATGATCGGCCATGTTGTTCAACTTTTACATGCAGCTACGGCGGCTTTTTATGGCTGCCTCTTTGTATGTTTGAATATTAAAAAACAAACTGCTTTTGAAAGACCAAATTTTTAAGATCAATGGTGCTGTTCAGCACTATGCGTGGGGAGGATTTGACTTTATTCCGTCGTTGCTACGCATGGCAAGGAAAGAACAAAAACCATATGCAGAATACTGGCTGGGCGCTCATCCTTCTGCGCCTTCAGATGTAGAATTGCCAGATGGAACCAGCATTTTCTTGAATGCTGCTATCAAACAACTTCCTTTCAAATATATAGGTGAGAAAGTGTACGAACGCTTTGGTGAACTGCCTTACCTGCTAAAGGTGCTGGATGTGCGCGAAATGCTTTCCATACAGGTGCATCCTACAAGAGAGGAAGCAATTAAAGGTTTTGAAAAAGAAGAAGCTGCAGGAATACCTATTGATGCGCCACATCGTAATTATAAGGATAGAAATCACAAGCCGGAGGTGATGATTGCGCTAAGTGATTTTTGGTTGTTACACGGCTTCAAACCTGCTGATGAACTGGTGGCTACCTTACAACAAGTGCCTTCATTCAAAGAGCTTGTGGCAGTGTTTGAGAAGGAAGGCTATTTCGGACTGTACAAGCATGTAATGGAAATGCCGCAAGATGCCGCAGATGCTATGCTTGGTCCTGTAGTAAAAGAAGCCTTAGCCGGCACACCGCCTAAAAATGATCCTGCTTATTGGGTAGCTAAATTGTACAATGGAAATGCACCAGTTGACGGTTTCGACAGAGGCATATTTTCCATCTACTTTTTCAATATTGTACAGCTGCATAAAGGGCAGGCAATTTTTCAGCAGGCAGGTGTGCCACATGCCTACCTGGAGGGGCAGAACGTGGAGCTGATGGCCAATAGCGACAACGTGCTACGCGGAGGACTGACACCTAAACATGTGGATGTGCCCGAGTTGCTAAAGCAAACCACTTTTGAACCCATACATCCTTATGTGCAGGGAGGCGTAGTAAAAGAAGGTGGAGAAAGAATATTTGATTGTCCGGTGGAAGATTTTGGCATCAGCATGTTTTCTTTAGAAAATGGTAAAGCATATACTGCTACTGCATTTTCAGCTGAGATATTTTTGATAACTCAAGGAAGTGTGAGCGTAGGTGAGCAGCAATTTTCTGCAGGAGAGGCCTTTCTTGTTGCAGCTGAAACGGAGTATACCATAGTAGCAAACGAGGACACAGAAGCTTATAAGGCGTTTGTGCCAAAACTGGCTTAGCAGGTTAAGTAAAAGGTGCAGAAGCATTATCTATAATAATTTTTCAGCTATTTTTGCCGCTCAACTAAATAAATGATGAACAATCAGAGCAAGACTTCCATACTTTCTATAGCGGTTCTAATACTATTTGCAGCCGCTACCAGGTTGTTTCCACACTATCCAAACTTTACAGCTATTGGTGCTATGGCTATCTTTGGAGGAGCTGTTATAAAAGATAAAAAACTAGCTTTTTTACTTCCTCTTGGTGCATTGTTCTTGTCTGATGTTTGCCTGCAGTTGTTTGGTATTACACAAGGCTTCTATAGCGGGCAGTTGTTTGTGTATGCTGCATTTGTACTTATCACTGCGCTTGCTACTTTCATCCGCAAGCCTGGTTTTGCAAACATCACTTTAGCTGCAGTTTGGTCAGGACTTATATTCTTCATTATCTCCAACGTGGGTGTGTGGATCATGAGCGATGGTATCATTTATCCTAAAACAATGTCTGGTTTAGCTGCTTGTTTTGCTGCTGCACTACCTTTTTACAAGAACGAATTCTTTGGAAACTTTTTGCTGAATGGCATCTATGGCAATATGTTCTTTAGTGCATTATTATTTGGCGCCTACTTCCTGGTTCAGAGATCAAGGAAATCGGCAACTGCCGTAGCTTAAGCTATTTCTATATAAAATTTTAGAACCTGTGTGAAAGCACAGGTTTTTTATTGGAGAGAAGCGAACCAGTAATCATTGTGCTGCTGCGTACCTGTTACTATTACTTGTATGGGAGATTTGAATAAACTACAATTGGTGACCAGCGTGTGAAACTCGCCATTTTCACCGCATGGATCTATTCCTTTTTCTTCCAGTTCCTGCACCAGTTGAGGTGTAAGGATTTTACCTAAATATGCTTCGCCCATAGTCTTGTTACAGCTAACGATCATGGTTTCTAAGCCGCCTTCTAGCATCTGCAAAACCAACGCCTTTCGCTCCATTTTCCAAAGTGGTAACCGTGCAGATAATCCAGCTTGCTGGCATACCATTTCCTCCCAATCGCGGTGCGCTTGCAGGTCAATATCTCCAAATACAGCATGATCCAATTTGTACTCGTTCTTCAGGTAAGTAAGTGCATTGATGAAGTTGGGCTGGTAGTCGCTCCAGCTACTGCTTACCAGGTGAAGCGGCAGGCCAATGGCTTCAGCCTGTTTTTTTAGAATGGCTATAGGTATGCCATGGCTGCGGGAAATTTGCCCTTCCTCGTTCAGCACATTTACAAGCACCGCGGGCTGCAGTCCTTGTTCAATAGCAAGAATGGTGGCAAAGCAACTGTCTTTACCACCACTCCAACTAACTACAAAGCGATTGTGCATGTAAATGATCCTAGCTTCTTTGAGATTTTAATTCCTGTTCGTAGCCTGTATCTATAAGATGGTTACCTCCATCCGCGGCTTGTGTAGCCAACTCATCACAGCGGTTGTTATATGGATTATTTGCGTGACCCTTTACCCACTTGAATTGGATATTGTAATCTTTAGACAGTTTGTAGAACCGTGTCCAAAGGTCTTTGTTCTTCTTGCCACCTTTGAAATCTGTACGAATCCAGTTGTTCAGCCAGCCTTCTGATACTGCCTTTACCACGTACTGGCTGTCGGTGAAAATCGTTAGCGGGATGTTCTTTTTATTCAGTGATTCAAGTGCTACGATCACCGCCATTAGCTCCATGCGATTGTTGGTGGTAAGGCGGTAACCTGCAGATAATTCTTTTCTCTTATCTCCCCACATTAAGATGGCGCCATAGCCACCAGGCCCGGGGTTGCCGCGGCTCGATCCATCTGTATATATGATCAGTTGATGTCCGTTACTCATGTTATAAATAATATTCTCCCTTCATGTACAAAACGGTGTGTCCACCAATGATCACCCTGTCGCCCCTGTCTTCACAAAACAGCTGACCTTCCCTTGCGGAAAGTTGCCTTGCCATCATCTTGTCTTTACCAAACTCCTGCGCCCAATAAGGGATGAGGGAGCAATGAGCAGAGCCTGTAACAGGATCTTCACCAATAACAGAATTTGGAACAAAGAACCGCGAAACAAAATCAGCTTCGCGTCCCGGTGCTGTTACAATAATGCCTACCACATCCAACTTATTCAGGTGCGAAAAATTTGGAACCAGGTTACGCACATATTTTTCATCATCGTACACCAAAAAGTAATCGCGTGACTTCAGCACTTTCGTTGGGGCAATATCAAAACCATCTAACAACGCTGAAGGTGCTTCTGCAGGTTTAGGCATTCTTGATGGAAAGTTTAATTGTATAACATCGTCCATTTTATGGACTTCTAAAATGCCGCTCTGGCTGCTGAAGCGAATAACATCTGATGTATGTGGTGTATGATGAAAAATGACATGTGCAGTGGCTAGCGTAGCATGTCCACAGAGGTCTATTTCCATCTCAGGCGTAAACCACCTGATATGATATTCGTGACCAGTCTTTAAAAAAAATGCTGTTTCACTCAGGTTGTTCTCAGCAGCAAGACGCTGCATTACATGGTCAGGTAGCCAGTTCTCCAGTGGGCAAACCGCAGCAGGGTTGCCACCAAAGATGGATGATGTAAAAGCATCTACCTGGTAAATCTCGTTTGGCATATTTATTAATTCTAAAGTCAAAAATCAAAAGTCAAAATTAAATGTGATCCA
Coding sequences within it:
- a CDS encoding BamA/TamA family outer membrane protein, yielding MFQTYRKANLYIFFLSVVLAFASCTVVKNYPPNTPFVFDNEIKLEGDVSKDEMRRIQAELYNYWDDSLKPRRVGQFGVRTIVRNPPRFDTSYINPSITFMRSYLQSQGFYNSIVEPILPHEIDTVGDQLRATVRMAVNLEKNLRISSFTFDSIQHDDLRVLAKQDSSKTLLRERKPFNKQLISGELDRLVNLYRNNGYLRMNRENLYAEVDTTEVGLLDITLDPFEQARRIAEATQRRLADPTIDVAIRSRPSNDTNAFTQFYVGRIYLYPETEKTEIVDSLIGKTFPQEINARQYTLKQHVGLVKLRPLREHTYLREGTLYDQSMYFKTINAYSSLGPWNQVDVRPVIRVDTVPIVDFHFFLTPAPKYSFGTDLEVSRNTNSIITGNLLGVANVITFRRRNVAKQAIQASTTLRNGIELGLNDSVSVLQTFQSSITQTFSFPRFITPFRIRGEKSLDDYRTLLSLNASYTDRRNFFKLSSAVLSFGYEWKRKNHAWIYRPLNVELYSLDTLAGLRSAFVNNPFLRNAFNTGYVISQTLSYSYTYPGNRAGVTNFLRISGEEAGAISGRFPGLRDKIYQYIKGEAEFRKLISYRRTGLAFRFFGGVGYNYSNDPVLGRSLPFFKQYIAGGPNSMRAWNIRQLGLGSSLLSDTSSVFRDRFGDVQLETNIEYRYPFFTIGSINVNSAVFADIGNLWNLKNPRNNPDSASVLRFDRFFRDLAIGVGTGLRFDISSIMIRLDFAYKVKDPAREKNNGWMSIKDFSWTNDEYNIVDANGRRIRRNNYAFQLGIGLPF
- the truB gene encoding tRNA pseudouridine(55) synthase TruB, whose protein sequence is MEKVLNKYELGQVMLVDKPLEWTSFDVVRKIRNTIRIKKVGHAGTLDPLATGLLIVCTGKYTKKINEYMGMEKEYTGTFTLGASTPTYDLESDPIEHRSLDGITNDVIHTATENFMGQIQQVPPIHSAIKKEGKPVYLLARKGIEVELDPRTITIHHFSIDMIELPIVHFKVVCSTGTYIRSLAHDFGKQLGCGAYLSSLRRTRIGEFHVNDAPQMEKLVEELKAE
- the xerD gene encoding site-specific tyrosine recombinase XerD, which gives rise to MWTSYKNGYKAYLQLEKSLSDHSVEAYLRDVDKLTSFLLLTGDKASPADIDLKTLQQFVKWVAELGMTPASQARIISGIKGFFKYCLTENIVTNDPTTLLEGPKLQRKLPDTLSFEEIESIIGQLDLSKPEGTRNKAILETLYSCGLRVTELVNLQLSCLYLDVGFIRVIGKGNKERLVPIGSEAIKCIKLYKDTVRVHQPRAKGCDDVLFLNKRGGKISRVMIFYIIKELAQKAKINKTISPHTFRHSFATHLVEGGADLRAVQEMLGHESITTTEIYTHLDRDFLRSTLQQFHPAFQ
- a CDS encoding YkgJ family cysteine cluster protein encodes the protein MLPVNLRSFRTKVRHHKQAMINFLQKLEQQPPKNLDKLAEEIAPAVWKATDCLTCANCCKRMSPTFTAKDIKRIAAYVGMTPKEFKAKWLWVPPDDKDWLNRNQPCQFLDVRTNLCSIYEVRPADCAGFPHLTKKKMVEYIHVHQQNITYCPATYMMVEKLMVRVAL
- a CDS encoding YraN family protein; its protein translation is MADHNDTGIEGEKLAAEWLTAKGFLIRETNWRFRHWEVDLIAEKGDTLHFIEVKTRRSTRYGNPEDSITRQKFKNLKDAAEQYQFLNPGWKWIQFDVLAILVKGEQIDYWFNQDVYL